The following coding sequences are from one Streptomyces sp. NBC_01485 window:
- a CDS encoding ribonuclease domain-containing protein, with protein MSSSLTTESAESADSATDAERPTKRRLRGRRRAVTFAGVLLALAGIMATDSGTAVAAAPPGACTQWCNNPPPNVSVQNWNWAVEAADFWANHWADTTTTSWYGGRTYYRLDQWAGHGWPGQTFGNRWYAYWDSRLHRDQYVYYGGVYNDYNGLLSNFEQVRGVSSSRAYSTNGRTTAPYVEYDIAYYNAPNTGRDAMRIIRNPNSGNVYATFDHYQSFDYLGHY; from the coding sequence ATGTCCTCCTCACTCACCACCGAGTCCGCGGAGTCCGCAGACTCCGCGACCGACGCGGAGCGCCCCACGAAGCGGCGGCTCCGGGGCCGGCGCAGGGCCGTGACCTTCGCGGGCGTACTGCTCGCCCTCGCGGGCATCATGGCCACCGACTCCGGCACCGCGGTCGCCGCGGCACCGCCCGGCGCCTGCACCCAGTGGTGCAACAACCCGCCGCCGAACGTATCCGTGCAGAACTGGAACTGGGCGGTCGAGGCGGCGGACTTCTGGGCCAACCACTGGGCGGACACCACCACCACGAGCTGGTACGGCGGACGCACCTACTACCGCCTCGACCAGTGGGCCGGCCACGGGTGGCCCGGGCAGACCTTCGGAAACCGCTGGTACGCCTACTGGGACAGCCGCCTCCACCGCGACCAGTACGTGTACTACGGCGGCGTGTACAACGACTACAACGGGCTCCTCAGCAACTTCGAGCAGGTCCGTGGAGTCTCGAGCTCCCGGGCCTACTCGACCAACGGCCGCACCACGGCTCCCTACGTGGAGTACGACATCGCCTACTACAACGCGCCGAACACCGGACGCGACGCGATGCGGATCATCCGCAACCCCAACTCGGGCAACGTCTACGCCACGTTCGACCACTACCAGTCGTTCGACTACCTCGGCCACTACTAG
- a CDS encoding barstar family protein yields the protein MTSTTSWIRPLTEAAAGLPTRGEVRGSRCRTSQDLFAEWAAGLGFPDHFGHNWNAFLDCLRDTVPPVAPTSPGDRAAPPTAVVVREAGDLLTDEPDNALTVLALILAEAADAGSDEPRLLLLLDDTPARLAHLSHRMTRAGGPPISSRTPA from the coding sequence TTGACCAGCACGACGTCCTGGATCCGCCCGCTGACCGAGGCGGCGGCCGGCCTCCCGACGCGCGGGGAAGTGCGCGGCTCCCGCTGCCGTACCAGCCAGGACCTGTTCGCCGAATGGGCCGCCGGGCTCGGCTTCCCGGACCACTTCGGCCACAACTGGAACGCCTTCCTCGACTGCCTCCGCGACACCGTGCCGCCCGTCGCCCCCACGTCACCCGGCGACCGGGCCGCACCGCCCACGGCGGTCGTGGTCCGGGAGGCCGGCGACCTCCTCACCGACGAGCCGGACAACGCGCTGACGGTCCTCGCCCTCATCCTCGCCGAGGCCGCCGACGCAGGCAGCGACGAACCCCGCCTGCTCCTCCTCCTCGACGACACCCCCGCCCGCCTGGCCCACCTGTCCCACCGCATGACCCGAGCGGGCGGCCCACCCATCTCCTCCCGGACACCCGCCTGA
- a CDS encoding aldo/keto reductase, which produces MEYTQLGRTGLKVSRLVLGTMNFGPQTDEADSHAIMDAALGAGLNFFDTANVYGWGENKGRTEEIIGNWFAKGGERRDKVVLATKVYANMAAEGDAWPNHDKLSAVNIRRSVDASLKRLRTDHIDLYQFHHIDRATPFEEIWQAIDTLVQQGKILYAGSSNFPGYKIAQANEVAARRGSFGLVSEQCLYNLAERRAEMEVLPAAQEYGLGVIPWSPLHGGLLGGVIKKEVEGGRRAGGRAADSLADPAVRAQIQAYEDLLDKHGIEPGEAALAWLLTRPGVTGPIVGPRTAEQLDSALRAVELDLGEELLTALDEIFPGPGPSPEAFAW; this is translated from the coding sequence ATGGAGTACACGCAGCTCGGACGTACCGGACTCAAGGTCAGCCGCCTCGTCCTCGGCACCATGAACTTCGGCCCGCAGACCGACGAGGCCGACAGCCACGCGATCATGGACGCGGCGCTCGGCGCGGGCCTCAACTTCTTCGACACCGCGAACGTGTACGGCTGGGGCGAGAACAAGGGCCGTACCGAGGAGATCATCGGGAACTGGTTCGCGAAGGGCGGCGAGCGGCGCGACAAGGTCGTCCTCGCGACCAAGGTGTACGCCAACATGGCCGCCGAGGGTGACGCCTGGCCGAACCACGACAAGCTGTCCGCCGTCAACATCCGGCGCTCGGTCGACGCGTCGCTGAAGCGGCTGCGGACCGACCACATCGACCTCTACCAGTTCCACCACATCGACCGCGCCACCCCCTTCGAGGAGATCTGGCAGGCGATCGACACCCTCGTCCAGCAGGGGAAGATCCTCTACGCGGGTTCCAGCAACTTCCCCGGCTACAAGATCGCCCAGGCCAACGAGGTCGCCGCCAGGCGCGGGTCGTTCGGCCTGGTCAGCGAGCAGTGCCTGTACAACCTGGCCGAGCGGCGCGCCGAGATGGAGGTCCTCCCGGCCGCGCAGGAGTACGGCCTCGGGGTCATCCCCTGGTCACCGCTGCACGGCGGTCTGCTCGGCGGCGTCATCAAGAAGGAGGTCGAGGGCGGGCGCCGGGCGGGCGGACGCGCCGCCGACTCCCTCGCCGACCCCGCCGTCCGCGCGCAGATCCAGGCCTACGAGGACCTCCTCGACAAGCACGGCATCGAGCCCGGCGAAGCCGCCCTGGCCTGGCTGCTCACCCGGCCCGGCGTCACCGGCCCGATCGTCGGCCCGCGCACCGCCGAGCAGCTCGACTCCGCCCTGCGCGCGGTCGAGCTGGACCTCGGCGAGGAACTGCTGACCGCCCTCGACGAGATCTTCCCGGGTCCGGGACCGTCCCCGGAGGCCTTCGCCTGGTAG
- a CDS encoding Uma2 family endonuclease, with protein MTVLEDRIAMAESDNTSTLDEMFERLETMPVPEGYKVEIVEGTVFMSPQRDTHWEIIADIYEQLRTKYPRKRVKSDVRIDYPGHLNGFATDVTVMAEGAAKTEAGRWNHEDVEFVAEVISKGTAANDYGPKMAAYATAEVPVYLIADPCQRRCHLYTQPKNGEYVTETKIDFGDDIDLTTTVVGLTLKTDDFPRD; from the coding sequence ATGACCGTCCTTGAAGACAGGATCGCGATGGCCGAGAGCGACAACACGAGCACCCTGGACGAGATGTTCGAGCGGCTCGAGACGATGCCCGTCCCCGAGGGATACAAGGTCGAGATCGTCGAGGGGACCGTCTTCATGTCGCCGCAGCGGGACACCCACTGGGAGATCATCGCGGATATCTACGAGCAGTTGCGGACCAAGTACCCCCGCAAGCGCGTGAAGTCCGATGTGCGCATCGACTACCCGGGGCATCTCAACGGATTCGCGACCGACGTGACGGTGATGGCCGAAGGCGCCGCCAAGACGGAGGCCGGCCGCTGGAACCACGAGGACGTCGAGTTCGTCGCCGAGGTGATCTCCAAGGGCACCGCCGCCAACGACTACGGCCCGAAGATGGCGGCCTACGCCACCGCCGAAGTCCCCGTCTACCTGATCGCCGACCCCTGCCAGCGCCGCTGCCACCTCTACACGCAGCCCAAGAACGGTGAGTACGTCACCGAAACGAAGATCGACTTCGGCGACGACATCGACCTCACCACCACCGTCGTCGGCCTCACCCTCAAGACCGACGACTTCCCCCGCGACTGA
- a CDS encoding MFS transporter — MSSGSGADSAPAPAVHDSPPTPEPARKSSKSSMFSSLKVRNYRLFFLGQVVSNIGTWMQRIAQDWLVLSLTGSATAVGVTTALQFLPMLLFGLYGGVLVDRLPKRRALLFTQSAMAVTGIALAALTLTGHVEVWHVYVAAFAVGLATVVDNPARQSFVSEMVGPDQLQNAVSLNSANFQSARLVGPAVAGLMITGVGTGWAFLANGLSFVAPIAGLLLMRARELHAVERAPRGKGQLREGLRYVAGRPDLTWTIVLVGFIGTFGFNFPVYLSAFADDVFHAGAGAYSLFNTLMAVGSLVGALLAARRGTARMRVMIAAAVAFGVMEIVAAGAPSLWLFALLMAPIGMFGMTVNVTANTTIQMGTDPAMRGRVMALYMMVFLGGSPVGAPIAGWITDAYGVRAGIAVGGAVAAVAALTVGLVLARVGGLRLSVGWHHGHPRVRFVARDGGKRENGESENGERELAPAA; from the coding sequence TTGAGTTCGGGATCCGGAGCAGACTCCGCCCCCGCACCTGCCGTCCACGACTCCCCGCCCACCCCCGAACCCGCCCGCAAGTCCTCGAAGTCCTCGATGTTCAGCTCGCTGAAGGTCAGGAACTACCGGCTGTTCTTCCTCGGCCAGGTCGTCTCCAACATCGGCACCTGGATGCAGCGGATAGCTCAGGACTGGCTGGTCCTCAGCCTCACCGGCTCCGCGACCGCCGTCGGCGTCACGACGGCCCTGCAGTTCCTGCCGATGCTCCTCTTTGGCCTCTACGGCGGCGTCCTCGTCGACCGGCTCCCCAAGCGCCGCGCGCTGCTGTTCACGCAGTCCGCGATGGCCGTCACCGGCATCGCGCTGGCCGCCCTGACGCTCACCGGCCACGTCGAGGTGTGGCACGTGTACGTGGCCGCCTTCGCCGTCGGACTCGCGACCGTCGTCGACAACCCGGCCCGCCAGTCCTTCGTCTCCGAGATGGTCGGCCCGGACCAACTGCAGAACGCGGTCAGTCTCAACTCCGCCAACTTCCAGTCCGCCCGCCTCGTCGGCCCCGCCGTCGCCGGCCTGATGATCACCGGCGTGGGCACCGGCTGGGCGTTCCTCGCCAACGGCCTGTCCTTCGTCGCACCCATCGCCGGCCTGCTGCTGATGCGCGCCCGCGAACTGCACGCCGTGGAGCGCGCGCCGCGCGGCAAGGGCCAGTTGCGCGAGGGACTGCGGTACGTCGCCGGGCGCCCGGACCTGACCTGGACCATCGTCCTCGTCGGTTTCATCGGCACCTTCGGCTTCAACTTCCCCGTCTACCTCTCCGCCTTCGCCGACGACGTCTTCCACGCGGGCGCCGGCGCCTACAGCCTCTTCAACACGCTGATGGCGGTCGGATCGCTGGTGGGCGCGCTGCTGGCGGCCCGGCGGGGCACGGCCCGGATGCGGGTGATGATCGCGGCGGCGGTGGCCTTCGGGGTGATGGAGATCGTCGCGGCGGGCGCCCCGTCGCTCTGGCTCTTCGCCCTGCTCATGGCCCCGATCGGGATGTTCGGCATGACGGTCAACGTCACCGCGAACACCACCATCCAGATGGGCACCGACCCGGCCATGCGGGGCCGCGTGATGGCCCTCTACATGATGGTGTTCCTGGGCGGCTCGCCGGTGGGCGCGCCGATCGCCGGCTGGATCACGGACGCGTACGGCGTCCGGGCGGGCATCGCGGTCGGCGGCGCGGTCGCGGCGGTCGCCGCCCTCACCGTCGGCCTGGTCCTGGCCCGCGTCGGCGGCCTGCGCCTGTCGGTGGGCTGGCACCACGGGCACCCACGGGTGCGGTTCGTGGCACGGGACGGCGGCAAGCGCGAGAACGGGGAGAGCGAGAACGGGGAACGCGAGCTGGCTCCGGCGGCGTAG
- the thpR gene encoding RNA 2',3'-cyclic phosphodiesterase, which yields MRLFAAVLPPEDVTRELAAEVTELRKLPGAEALRWTGRPGWHFTLAFYGEVDDDLVPELSARLERAAHRGAPFALAVRGGGQFGHGRALWAGAAGEVPALRLLADRAEAAARRAGLETGEHRRYKAHLTLARSREAVDVRAYVEALDAFEGRTWTVGELVLVRSSLPKSGVAGEQPRYEPVGRWALGGAG from the coding sequence ATGAGACTCTTCGCCGCCGTACTGCCCCCGGAGGACGTCACCCGTGAACTCGCCGCCGAAGTAACGGAGTTGCGCAAGCTGCCCGGTGCTGAGGCGCTGCGCTGGACGGGCCGGCCCGGCTGGCACTTCACCCTCGCCTTCTACGGCGAGGTCGACGACGACCTCGTACCGGAGCTGTCGGCGCGGCTGGAGCGGGCCGCGCACCGCGGTGCGCCCTTCGCGCTGGCGGTGCGGGGCGGGGGACAGTTCGGGCACGGGCGGGCGCTGTGGGCGGGGGCGGCCGGGGAGGTGCCAGCCCTGCGGCTGCTGGCCGACCGGGCGGAGGCGGCGGCGCGCAGGGCGGGCCTGGAGACGGGGGAGCACCGCCGCTACAAGGCCCACCTGACCCTGGCCCGTAGCCGGGAAGCGGTGGATGTGCGCGCGTACGTCGAGGCGCTGGACGCCTTCGAGGGCCGTACCTGGACGGTCGGGGAACTGGTGCTGGTGCGCAGCAGTCTGCCGAAGTCCGGGGTCGCGGGGGAGCAGCCGCGTTACGAGCCGGTCGGGCGCTGGGCGCTCGGCGGGGCCGGTTAG
- a CDS encoding MarR family winged helix-turn-helix transcriptional regulator, with protein sequence MPDLSHGDDTAAVNSLRSAVMRLSRRLKHQRVDESLSPTEMSVLGTLSLCGKATPGELARKEHVQPPSMTRIVALLEAKGLVRLEPHPDDRRQKVVTKTEQAEAMLAESRAKRNAFLTTLVDGLDEDEWAKLRAAAPVLEKLAHL encoded by the coding sequence ATGCCTGACCTAAGCCATGGCGACGACACGGCCGCCGTGAACTCCCTGCGATCCGCCGTGATGCGGCTGTCCCGTCGGCTCAAGCACCAGCGCGTCGACGAGTCGCTGAGCCCGACCGAGATGTCGGTGCTCGGCACCCTCTCCCTCTGCGGCAAGGCCACCCCGGGCGAGCTCGCCCGCAAGGAGCACGTGCAGCCGCCCTCGATGACCCGCATCGTGGCCCTGCTGGAGGCCAAGGGCCTGGTCCGGCTGGAGCCGCACCCGGACGACCGGCGCCAGAAGGTCGTCACGAAGACCGAACAGGCCGAGGCCATGCTCGCGGAGAGCCGCGCCAAGCGGAACGCCTTCCTGACCACCCTGGTCGACGGCCTCGACGAGGACGAGTGGGCGAAACTGCGCGCAGCCGCCCCCGTACTGGAGAAACTCGCCCACCTGTAA
- a CDS encoding SGNH/GDSL hydrolase family protein, translated as MLRFMPVGDSMTIGSTGDHTWRHRMWQHLCGTYGGPFTLVGPRETLYDKATDTPTSYAYADPDFPRGHLAGWGEGWQHMVPQIGEAARRSKADVLLVSLGLIDLGFYTNAEQTAANARAFVAEARAARPRIRMVWLPVIPNVRAANDAPFATEVARFNELLAKTAADLDEPASPILLASIPQTWDIDTDTYDGTHPNANGEHRLAGAFAEAMYQGWELGGEYDRPA; from the coding sequence ATGCTCAGGTTCATGCCCGTAGGCGACTCGATGACGATCGGCAGCACGGGCGACCACACCTGGCGTCACCGCATGTGGCAGCACCTGTGCGGGACGTACGGCGGCCCCTTCACCCTCGTCGGCCCCCGCGAGACGCTCTACGACAAGGCGACGGACACCCCCACCTCGTACGCGTACGCCGACCCCGACTTCCCGCGCGGCCACCTGGCCGGCTGGGGCGAGGGCTGGCAGCACATGGTCCCGCAGATCGGCGAGGCGGCACGCAGGTCGAAGGCGGACGTCCTGCTGGTCTCCCTGGGCCTGATCGACCTGGGCTTCTACACCAACGCCGAGCAGACTGCGGCGAACGCCCGCGCCTTCGTCGCGGAGGCCCGCGCGGCGCGGCCGCGGATACGGATGGTGTGGCTCCCGGTGATCCCGAACGTCCGCGCCGCGAACGACGCGCCCTTCGCCACCGAGGTGGCCCGCTTCAACGAGCTGCTCGCGAAGACAGCCGCCGACCTGGACGAACCGGCCTCCCCCATCCTCCTGGCCTCGATCCCGCAGACCTGGGACATCGACACCGACACCTACGACGGCACCCACCCGAACGCCAACGGCGAACACCGACTGGCGGGGGCCTTCGCGGAGGCGATGTACCAGGGGTGGGAGCTGGGCGGCGAGTACGACCGCCCGGCGTGA
- a CDS encoding WD40 repeat domain-containing protein, which translates to MRRPFAVRTGAVRTGAFLAAVVRSGAALSGAVLLGVLAVPAGPAASVAFAAGGDKGFTIEDPRITESSGLAASRLHPGVYWTHNDSDDGPYLYAVDSATGKTVARLTLTGIGTPRDVEAVSIGPDNEIWVGDIGDNLGGTWKYVWIYRLPEPKKLVDQTIKATQYVVKYSDGARDAESLLVHPKTGRVYIIDKKEEGGHLYEGPAKLSSSGTNVFRPVAAVDLWATDAAFSPDGTQLAVRGYFGGISYDWNGGKIEREGRLDVPLQGQGESVSYSADGTKLMYGSEGAGSSVVAEDAPKGAASSSGAKSPSGGGSSSSSASDGGGDGSSSGGGVKFGALAVAAVVAGVFGLRRLTRRN; encoded by the coding sequence ATGCGCCGACCTTTCGCCGTCCGAACCGGAGCCGTCCGAACCGGAGCCTTCCTCGCCGCAGTCGTACGCTCGGGAGCCGCTCTCTCGGGAGCCGTTCTGCTGGGAGTCCTCGCCGTGCCGGCCGGACCCGCCGCGTCCGTCGCGTTCGCGGCCGGCGGCGACAAGGGGTTCACCATCGAGGATCCGCGCATCACCGAGTCCAGCGGTCTCGCCGCCTCGCGCCTGCACCCCGGCGTCTACTGGACCCACAACGACAGCGACGACGGCCCCTACCTGTACGCCGTCGACAGCGCGACCGGGAAGACCGTCGCCCGGCTCACCCTCACCGGCATCGGCACCCCGCGTGACGTCGAGGCCGTCTCCATCGGGCCGGACAACGAGATCTGGGTCGGCGACATCGGCGACAACCTCGGCGGGACCTGGAAGTACGTGTGGATCTACCGGCTGCCCGAGCCGAAGAAGCTCGTCGACCAGACGATCAAGGCCACGCAGTACGTCGTCAAGTACTCCGACGGCGCGCGCGACGCCGAGTCGCTCCTCGTGCACCCCAAGACCGGGCGCGTCTACATCATCGACAAGAAGGAGGAGGGCGGGCACCTCTACGAGGGGCCGGCGAAACTCTCCTCCTCCGGGACGAACGTCTTCCGGCCCGTCGCCGCCGTCGACCTGTGGGCCACCGACGCCGCGTTCTCGCCGGACGGCACCCAGCTCGCCGTCCGCGGCTACTTCGGCGGCATCTCCTACGACTGGAACGGCGGGAAGATCGAGCGCGAGGGGCGGCTCGACGTGCCGTTGCAGGGGCAGGGGGAATCCGTCAGCTACTCGGCCGACGGCACCAAGCTCATGTACGGCAGCGAGGGCGCCGGGAGTTCCGTGGTGGCGGAGGACGCACCCAAGGGTGCGGCTTCCTCGTCCGGTGCCAAGTCCCCGTCGGGGGGCGGGAGTTCGAGTTCGAGTGCCTCGGACGGCGGCGGTGACGGCTCCTCGTCCGGCGGTGGCGTCAAGTTCGGGGCGCTGGCCGTGGCCGCGGTCGTGGCGGGCGTCTTCGGCCTCCGCCGCCTCACGCGCCGGAACTGA
- a CDS encoding ribbon-helix-helix protein, CopG family → MGTSVLSLRIDGELLERLRQHAAKRGMSVQDYVVQTLIRDDFDERFQTAVDETEKFYGLT, encoded by the coding sequence ATGGGGACCAGTGTGCTCAGCCTGCGGATAGACGGGGAGCTGCTCGAGCGGCTCCGGCAGCATGCCGCGAAACGCGGAATGAGCGTCCAGGACTATGTCGTCCAGACGCTCATTCGCGATGACTTCGACGAGCGGTTCCAGACCGCCGTCGACGAGACGGAGAAGTTCTACGGGCTCACGTGA
- a CDS encoding GNAT family N-acetyltransferase, with product MQITRITIREGGPDDIPAILAMLDSSVEWLVAQGRTRQWGTKPLSEHARTVESVARYMEEGDVFIAEADGVPAATLTLTDAPGAYLAHLPPPGEPERYIHWLASDRRFKGHGVGSALLAHAAEVTRQAGVSLLRVDCYAGDDGKLVAYYEGNGFTATEPYTTNGDWPGQVLARRV from the coding sequence ATGCAGATCACGCGGATCACGATCAGAGAAGGCGGACCCGACGACATCCCCGCGATACTCGCCATGCTCGACAGCAGCGTGGAGTGGCTGGTCGCGCAGGGGCGCACCCGGCAGTGGGGGACGAAGCCGCTGTCGGAGCACGCGAGGACGGTGGAGTCGGTCGCCCGGTACATGGAGGAGGGCGACGTGTTCATCGCCGAGGCCGACGGGGTGCCGGCCGCCACCCTCACCCTCACCGACGCGCCCGGCGCCTACCTCGCCCACCTCCCGCCGCCCGGCGAGCCCGAGCGGTACATCCACTGGCTGGCCTCCGACCGCCGTTTCAAGGGCCACGGCGTGGGCAGCGCCCTGCTGGCGCACGCCGCCGAGGTGACCCGTCAGGCGGGCGTCTCCCTGCTCCGGGTGGACTGCTACGCGGGCGACGACGGCAAGCTCGTCGCCTACTACGAGGGCAACGGCTTCACCGCGACGGAGCCGTACACGACGAACGGCGACTGGCCGGGGCAGGTGCTGGCCCGGAGGGTGTGA
- a CDS encoding NCS2 family permease, translating to MSSPAHGALDRYFRVSERGSTLPREIRGGFATFFAMAYIIVLNPIILGSAKDMYGHQLDHGQLVTATCVTAAFTTLLMGVVGNVPIALAAGLGVNSVVALQLAPRMSWPDAMGMVVLAGLVVMLLVATGLRERVMNAVPFGLRKAISIGIGLFIMLIGLVDSGFVSRIPDVAHTTVPLQLGADGHLNGWPVLVFVLGALLTLALITRKVPGAILISIVAMTALALVVDAVATIPSWGLTTPEWPGNPVASPDFGLIGDVSLFGGFGKVGVLTGVLFVFTVLLSCFFDAMGTIMGVSDEAKLTDAKGEMPGINKVLFVDGIAVAAGGASSSSATTCFVESTAGVGEGARTGLANLVTGGLFAVALFLTPVATMVPSQAATPALLAVGYLILAGSVKEIDWADHTIAVPAFVTMVMMPFTYSITNGIGMGFITFVVLRLAAGRGRDVPVPMYVVSAVFAFYYLMPALGLT from the coding sequence ATGTCCAGCCCCGCTCACGGCGCCCTCGACCGCTACTTCCGCGTCTCCGAGCGGGGCAGCACGCTGCCGCGCGAGATCCGGGGCGGTTTCGCCACCTTCTTCGCCATGGCGTACATCATCGTGCTGAACCCGATCATCCTCGGCAGCGCGAAGGACATGTACGGGCACCAGCTCGATCACGGCCAACTGGTCACCGCCACCTGTGTGACGGCGGCCTTCACCACCCTCCTCATGGGCGTGGTCGGCAACGTGCCCATCGCGCTGGCCGCCGGCCTCGGCGTGAACTCGGTGGTCGCCCTCCAGCTCGCGCCCCGCATGTCCTGGCCGGACGCCATGGGCATGGTCGTGCTGGCCGGTCTCGTGGTCATGCTCCTGGTCGCCACCGGTCTGCGCGAGCGCGTGATGAACGCGGTGCCGTTCGGACTGCGCAAGGCGATCTCGATCGGTATCGGCCTGTTCATCATGCTGATCGGGCTCGTCGACTCCGGCTTCGTCAGCCGCATCCCGGACGTCGCCCACACCACCGTCCCGCTTCAGCTCGGCGCGGACGGTCACCTCAATGGCTGGCCGGTCCTCGTCTTCGTCCTGGGCGCCCTGCTCACGCTGGCGCTGATCACCCGCAAGGTGCCCGGCGCGATCCTCATCTCGATCGTCGCGATGACCGCCCTCGCGCTGGTCGTCGACGCCGTCGCCACGATCCCCTCCTGGGGCCTCACCACCCCCGAGTGGCCCGGCAACCCCGTCGCCTCCCCCGACTTCGGGCTCATCGGCGACGTCAGCCTCTTCGGCGGGTTCGGCAAGGTCGGCGTGCTGACCGGCGTCCTCTTCGTCTTCACCGTCCTGCTGTCGTGCTTCTTCGACGCCATGGGCACGATCATGGGCGTCTCCGACGAGGCGAAGCTGACCGACGCCAAGGGCGAGATGCCCGGCATCAACAAGGTGCTCTTCGTCGACGGCATCGCGGTCGCCGCGGGCGGCGCCAGTTCCTCCTCGGCCACCACCTGCTTCGTGGAGTCCACGGCCGGCGTCGGCGAGGGCGCCCGCACCGGCCTCGCGAACCTGGTCACGGGCGGCCTCTTCGCCGTAGCGCTGTTCCTCACGCCCGTCGCCACGATGGTCCCGTCCCAGGCGGCCACCCCGGCGCTGCTCGCGGTGGGCTACCTGATCCTGGCCGGCTCGGTCAAGGAGATCGACTGGGCCGACCACACCATCGCCGTCCCGGCCTTCGTCACCATGGTGATGATGCCGTTCACCTACTCGATCACCAACGGCATCGGCATGGGCTTCATCACCTTCGTGGTGCTGCGCCTGGCGGCCGGGCGCGGCCGGGACGTCCCGGTGCCGATGTACGTGGTCTCCGCCGTCTTCGCCTTCTACTACCTGATGCCGGCCCTCGGTCTGACGTGA
- a CDS encoding cellulase family glycosylhydrolase: MFRSLRRALCAVAAALLIPLGAVAQTARAADADAAGTVAAAAGAGYWHTSGRQILDAAGQPVRVAGINWFGFETGNYVVHGLWSRDYKSMIDQMKSLGYNTIRIPYSDDIFKSSTVPNSIDFSSGKNADLQGLNSLGVLDKLVAYAGQDGLKVILDRHRPDAGGQSALWYTAAVPESTWIANLKSLAARYKGQDTVVGIDLHNEPHDPACWGCGDTATDWRLAAQRAGNAVLSVNPALLIFVEGVQSFNGVSGWWGGNLMGVAQYPVQLDVANRVVYSAHDYATSVAQQSWFSDPTFPANMPGIWDKYWGYIFKQNIAPVWVGEFGTTLTSTVDQKWLAALVSYLRPTSTYGADSFHWTFWSWNPNSGDTGGILKDDWQTVDTVKDGYLTTVKAAGFPSTGGGSGGGGGDGGGGGGGTAACAAAYTVSSDWGGGFNAEVKVTNTGTSPLSSWKVTWTWTGAQQVTSMWNASYTQTGPTVTAANASHNGTVPAGGSASFGFGGAPGGGGAPSVSCTAA, translated from the coding sequence ATGTTCCGCAGCTTGCGAAGAGCGCTGTGCGCGGTTGCCGCCGCGCTCCTGATACCGCTGGGAGCCGTCGCACAGACGGCCCGGGCGGCCGACGCCGATGCGGCGGGCACCGTGGCGGCCGCCGCCGGAGCCGGTTACTGGCACACCAGTGGCCGCCAGATCCTGGACGCCGCCGGGCAGCCGGTCCGGGTCGCCGGGATCAACTGGTTCGGCTTCGAGACCGGCAACTACGTCGTCCACGGCCTCTGGTCCCGTGACTACAAGAGCATGATCGACCAGATGAAGTCGCTGGGCTACAACACGATCCGCATCCCCTACAGCGACGACATCTTCAAAAGCTCGACCGTCCCCAACAGCATCGACTTCAGCAGCGGCAAGAACGCCGATCTGCAAGGGCTCAACTCGCTGGGCGTGCTGGACAAGTTGGTCGCGTACGCCGGTCAGGACGGCCTGAAGGTCATCCTCGACCGGCACCGTCCGGACGCGGGCGGCCAGTCGGCGCTCTGGTACACGGCCGCGGTCCCGGAGTCGACGTGGATCGCCAACCTCAAGTCCCTCGCGGCCCGTTACAAGGGCCAGGACACGGTTGTCGGCATCGACCTGCACAACGAGCCCCACGATCCCGCCTGTTGGGGCTGCGGCGACACGGCCACGGACTGGCGGCTGGCCGCGCAGCGGGCCGGCAACGCGGTCCTGTCCGTCAACCCCGCCCTGCTGATCTTCGTCGAGGGCGTGCAGTCCTTCAACGGCGTCTCCGGCTGGTGGGGCGGCAACCTGATGGGGGTCGCGCAGTACCCGGTGCAGCTCGACGTGGCGAACCGGGTCGTGTACTCCGCCCACGACTACGCCACGAGCGTCGCCCAGCAGAGCTGGTTCAGCGATCCGACGTTCCCCGCGAACATGCCGGGGATCTGGGACAAGTACTGGGGCTACATCTTCAAGCAGAACATCGCGCCGGTGTGGGTGGGCGAGTTCGGCACGACGCTGACGTCGACGGTGGACCAGAAGTGGCTTGCGGCGCTGGTGAGTTACCTCCGGCCGACGTCGACGTACGGCGCCGACTCCTTCCACTGGACCTTCTGGTCCTGGAACCCCAACTCCGGTGACACGGGCGGAATCCTGAAGGACGACTGGCAGACCGTGGACACGGTGAAGGACGGCTATCTGACGACCGTCAAGGCGGCCGGCTTCCCGAGCACCGGCGGGGGAAGCGGCGGCGGAGGCGGGGACGGCGGTGGCGGTGGCGGCGGTACGGCTGCCTGCGCCGCCGCCTACACCGTCAGCAGCGACTGGGGCGGGGGCTTCAACGCCGAGGTGAAGGTGACCAACACCGGGACGAGCCCCCTCTCGTCCTGGAAGGTCACCTGGACCTGGACCGGCGCCCAGCAGGTCACGTCCATGTGGAACGCCTCGTACACCCAGACCGGCCCGACCGTGACAGCCGCGAACGCCTCACACAACGGGACCGTCCCGGCGGGCGGTTCGGCGAGCTTCGGCTTCGGGGGCGCGCCGGGGGGCGGGGGTGCGCCGAGCGTGAGTTGTACGGCGGCGTGA